A stretch of Campylobacter volucris DNA encodes these proteins:
- a CDS encoding complex I subunit 4 family protein produces MLNLLIFFPFFAALAALFLKKEEGKFFAVLVSFCILALNVFLLYKYQEGIAYEFEFSFLMASYHIGVDAIALYLMLLCSLMIFLSFVCLDIPDKSVVVSIFLLEFCMMGLFASLDAILFYIFWEFSLIPLIYLIGRYSNNYKAGIKFFVYAFCGSMLMLLAIIYTGYLYFKSFGYWSFDLLQWYKSDFFIPENAQNLIFIGFFIAFAIKSPLFPFHTWAPSVYAKSPTLVSVMLVSFKMAPFGMIQFILPLTVDALNHYYSILAILCIVSILYAGFIAFKSKDLKELIAYSSISHLGVVMLGIVSITNDGLSGSVFYMFAHGIVTGGLFLLAYMLYQRYNTYEISFYKNLAKKAPLYSVFFGILMFSSISLPLTISFVGEFLILQGIASVNLWYALLAGIVIILGAIYMLNLYRDMFFVPSTQEDKIEFKLKSGEIFVLSILSALVIYFGIAPSYILDQISTSANAILEVIQIKNVVLENQKIIDSIRGL; encoded by the coding sequence ATGTTGAATTTATTGATATTTTTTCCATTTTTTGCTGCTTTGGCTGCATTGTTTTTAAAAAAAGAAGAAGGTAAATTTTTTGCTGTATTGGTTAGTTTTTGCATTCTTGCTTTGAATGTATTTTTATTATACAAATATCAAGAAGGTATTGCTTATGAATTTGAATTTAGCTTTTTAATGGCAAGCTATCATATTGGTGTTGATGCAATTGCGCTTTATTTGATGTTGCTTTGTTCTTTGATGATATTTTTGTCTTTTGTGTGTTTGGATATACCTGATAAAAGTGTTGTGGTAAGTATTTTTTTATTAGAATTTTGTATGATGGGGCTTTTTGCTTCATTGGATGCAATTTTGTTTTATATATTTTGGGAATTTTCTTTAATACCGCTTATTTATCTCATAGGAAGATATTCTAATAACTATAAAGCAGGAATTAAATTTTTTGTTTATGCATTTTGTGGATCTATGTTGATGCTACTAGCTATTATTTATACAGGATATTTGTATTTTAAAAGCTTTGGTTATTGGAGTTTTGATTTATTACAATGGTATAAAAGTGATTTTTTCATACCTGAAAATGCACAAAATTTAATTTTTATAGGATTTTTTATAGCTTTTGCGATTAAAAGTCCTTTGTTTCCATTTCATACTTGGGCGCCATCAGTATATGCTAAAAGTCCTACTTTGGTTTCTGTGATGCTAGTGAGTTTTAAAATGGCTCCTTTTGGAATGATACAATTTATTTTACCTTTAACAGTAGATGCTTTAAATCATTATTATTCTATTTTGGCAATCTTGTGTATAGTTAGTATTTTATATGCAGGATTTATAGCTTTTAAAAGTAAAGATTTAAAAGAACTTATCGCTTATAGTTCTATATCGCATTTGGGTGTTGTGATGTTAGGGATTGTGAGTATTACTAATGATGGCTTAAGTGGTTCTGTGTTTTATATGTTTGCTCATGGTATAGTTACTGGAGGCTTATTTTTACTTGCTTATATGCTTTATCAAAGATACAATACTTACGAGATAAGCTTTTATAAAAATTTAGCCAAAAAAGCACCTTTATATAGTGTATTTTTTGGTATTTTAATGTTCTCATCAATATCTTTACCTTTGACTATATCTTTTGTTGGGGAATTTTTAATTTTACAAGGTATAGCAAGTGTGAATTTATGGTATGCATTATTAGCTGGTATAGTGATAATACTTGGAGCTATTTATATGTTAAATCTTTACAGAGATATGTTTTTTGTTCCATCAACCCAAGAAGATAAGATAGAATTTAAACTTAAAAGTGGTGAAATTTTTGTTTTAAGTATTTTGAGTGCTTTGGTGATTTATTTTGGTATAGCGCCAAGTTATATACTTGATCAAATTTCAACTAGTGCAAATGCTATTCTTGAAGTAATACAAATTAAAAATGTTGTTTTAGAAAATCAAAAAATTATAGATAGTATAAGAGGTTTATAA
- the nuoL gene encoding NADH-quinone oxidoreductase subunit L produces the protein MQNLALIALFSPLLSAIILGVFAFKPKKILLGYLAFVLILISAIASVVLFINNAHFDFTLGTWISLLNVDFGFKIDTITLVMMCVVGIVSTCVHLYSIFYMEKDEGFNRYFSYLGLFVFSMMFLVMSDNFLGLFIGWEGVGVCSWLLIGFWYQNRKYTFAANEAFIMNRIADLALLLGIFLIYLEFGSLTYDNVFALLVLGYEDNKILILIAILLFIGAMGKSAQFPFHTWLADAMAGPTPVSALIHAATMVTAGVYLVIRAGDLYFQVSEVGYFIAVLGAFVALFAASLAMAAKDLKRIIAYSTLSQLGYMFVAAGLGAYAIALFHLATHAFFKSLLFLGAGNVMHAMNDKLDISKMGGLYKNMRFSAVLMSIGSLALAGIYPFAGFFSKDLILGFSFISHHHGIFLALLIAAFMTAFYSFRLLMLVFFTPKRHDEHPHEASKIALLAMTPLALLAIIAGLFEHKFMEFVSLDLTFIEAQNSLVMKLALGAAILGMLLAIIAYKRNWFKPSISNTSLYKLVSNEYFIPKFYHQFIVQKYTLFCEFLKRNDKEILDATIDVIAQFLQACGKTIIVKGDLSLVLRISILAFVCLLCLVLVV, from the coding sequence ATGCAAAATTTAGCCCTAATAGCACTTTTTTCACCTTTGCTTTCTGCGATTATTTTAGGAGTGTTTGCTTTTAAGCCTAAAAAAATTTTATTAGGATATCTTGCTTTTGTTTTGATTTTGATTTCAGCTATAGCTTCTGTAGTTTTATTTATAAATAATGCACATTTTGATTTTACTTTGGGCACTTGGATATCATTGCTTAATGTAGATTTTGGCTTTAAGATAGACACTATTACCTTAGTGATGATGTGTGTAGTTGGTATTGTTTCAACTTGTGTGCATTTATATAGTATATTTTACATGGAAAAAGATGAAGGCTTTAATCGTTATTTTAGCTATCTTGGGCTTTTTGTATTTTCTATGATGTTTTTGGTGATGAGTGATAATTTTTTAGGACTTTTTATAGGCTGGGAAGGTGTAGGGGTATGCTCTTGGCTTTTAATAGGTTTTTGGTATCAAAATCGAAAATACACCTTTGCTGCTAATGAAGCATTTATTATGAATCGTATAGCAGATTTAGCTTTACTTTTGGGAATTTTTTTAATTTATTTAGAATTTGGATCTTTAACTTATGATAATGTTTTTGCTCTTTTAGTTTTGGGTTATGAAGATAATAAAATTTTAATTTTAATTGCGATTTTACTTTTTATAGGAGCTATGGGAAAATCAGCACAATTTCCTTTCCATACTTGGCTTGCTGATGCTATGGCAGGACCAACGCCAGTTTCAGCATTAATCCATGCTGCGACTATGGTAACGGCTGGAGTTTATTTGGTGATTCGTGCTGGAGATCTTTATTTTCAAGTGAGTGAAGTGGGTTATTTTATAGCAGTATTAGGTGCTTTTGTAGCTTTATTTGCTGCATCTTTAGCTATGGCGGCTAAAGATTTAAAAAGAATTATCGCATATTCTACTTTATCTCAGCTTGGCTATATGTTTGTAGCAGCTGGACTTGGAGCTTATGCTATAGCTCTTTTTCATCTTGCAACTCATGCGTTTTTTAAATCTTTATTGTTTTTGGGTGCTGGAAATGTTATGCATGCTATGAATGATAAATTAGATATTAGTAAAATGGGCGGACTTTATAAAAATATGCGTTTTAGTGCTGTTTTAATGAGTATAGGATCTTTGGCTTTAGCTGGAATTTATCCTTTTGCAGGGTTTTTTTCTAAAGATTTGATTTTAGGATTTTCTTTTATAAGCCATCATCATGGAATTTTTTTGGCATTATTGATTGCAGCTTTTATGACCGCATTTTATAGTTTTAGACTTTTAATGTTGGTATTTTTTACTCCAAAAAGACATGATGAGCACCCTCATGAAGCAAGTAAAATAGCCTTACTTGCGATGACTCCGCTAGCTTTACTTGCTATTATAGCAGGATTATTTGAGCATAAATTTATGGAATTTGTAAGTTTGGATTTAACTTTCATTGAAGCTCAAAATTCTTTAGTGATGAAACTTGCACTTGGTGCGGCAATACTTGGAATGCTTTTGGCAATCATTGCTTATAAAAGAAATTGGTTTAAGCCATCTATTTCTAATACAAGTTTATACAAGCTTGTATCAAATGAATATTTTATTCCAAAATTTTATCATCAATTTATAGTGCAAAAATATACTTTATTTTGTGAATTTTTAAAAAGAAATGATAAAGAAATACTCGATGCTACTATAGATGTCATAGCGCAGTTTTTACAAGCTTGTGGAAAGACTATTATAGTCAAAGGAGATTTGTCTTTGGTTTTAAGAATATCTATTTTAGCATTTGTTTGTTTGCTTTGCTTGGTTTTGGTGGTGTAA
- the nuoK gene encoding NADH-quinone oxidoreductase subunit NuoK has product MLEKYYVVAILMFAIGLIGIIKRQNLIMLFVSSEILLNGANLALVTAGVMHNSIEGQVFALFIMGVAACEVAVGIALCVLWYRKTGTLEISSLAEKGDEKCKI; this is encoded by the coding sequence ATGCTAGAAAAATACTATGTAGTTGCTATTTTAATGTTTGCTATAGGATTGATTGGCATTATAAAGCGTCAAAATTTGATCATGCTTTTTGTATCTAGTGAAATTTTACTCAATGGAGCTAATTTGGCTTTAGTTACAGCAGGAGTTATGCACAATAGTATCGAAGGACAGGTTTTTGCTTTATTTATAATGGGAGTAGCAGCTTGTGAAGTGGCTGTTGGGATAGCTCTTTGTGTGTTGTGGTATAGAAAAACTGGAACTTTAGAAATTAGCTCTTTGGCTGAAAAAGGAGATGAAAAATGCAAAATTTAG
- a CDS encoding NADH-quinone oxidoreductase subunit J, which yields MFETLAFYILSVLVLGFFLVSVLSTSVLYAISSLAAGMVFLSGFYFLLDAEFIGAIQIIVYSGAILGLYSFAMMFFDASIKVKESLKNKRFFILAVIFSAFLLIGIIFGHDINAYETSFEILTSTQEIGFILFTKYMLAFEFMAVLLLIALICAIVLTQKSIQKDKQ from the coding sequence ATGTTTGAGACATTAGCCTTTTATATATTGAGTGTTTTGGTGTTAGGATTTTTTTTAGTGAGTGTATTGAGCACTAGTGTGCTTTATGCGATTAGCTCTTTGGCTGCAGGTATGGTTTTTTTAAGTGGATTTTATTTTTTATTGGATGCTGAATTTATTGGGGCGATACAAATTATCGTTTATAGCGGTGCTATCTTAGGACTTTATAGCTTTGCTATGATGTTTTTTGATGCCTCTATTAAGGTTAAAGAAAGTTTAAAAAATAAAAGATTTTTTATCTTAGCTGTGATTTTTAGTGCTTTTTTGCTCATAGGTATAATTTTTGGTCATGATATAAATGCCTATGAAACATCTTTTGAGATTTTAACTTCAACGCAAGAAATTGGTTTTATATTATTTACTAAATACATGCTTGCTTTTGAATTTATGGCAGTTTTGTTACTTATTGCTTTAATTTGCGCCATTGTATTAACTCAAAAAAGCATACAAAAGGATAAGCAATGA
- the nuoI gene encoding NADH-quinone oxidoreductase subunit NuoI, translating into MKKGYFKVDFERKNPTNAYEKIIQVIKRSLNTELFVGLYVVLREMLKKNNSATIKYPMEKVALDDRYRAVHRLMRFIESENECCIGCGLCEKICISNCIRMETSLGEDGRKKVENYSINLGRCIYCGFCADVCPELAIVHGKEYENAAEQRSYFGQKQDFLTPIDKLKNQVVFEGSGSLRKDADDLVKKTPNYYDVDLQRENTKEENV; encoded by the coding sequence ATGAAAAAAGGTTATTTTAAAGTAGATTTTGAGCGTAAAAATCCTACAAATGCTTATGAAAAAATCATACAAGTGATTAAGCGTTCTTTAAATACCGAGCTTTTTGTGGGTTTATATGTTGTTTTAAGAGAAATGTTGAAAAAAAATAATAGCGCAACGATTAAATATCCTATGGAAAAAGTTGCTTTAGATGATAGATATCGTGCGGTTCATCGTTTGATGCGTTTTATTGAAAGTGAAAACGAATGTTGTATAGGTTGTGGATTGTGCGAAAAAATTTGTATTAGTAATTGTATAAGAATGGAAACATCTTTAGGTGAAGATGGGCGTAAAAAAGTAGAAAATTATAGTATTAATTTGGGGCGTTGTATATATTGTGGGTTTTGTGCTGATGTATGCCCTGAGCTTGCTATTGTTCATGGTAAAGAATATGAAAACGCAGCAGAGCAAAGATCGTATTTTGGTCAAAAGCAAGATTTTTTAACTCCAATTGATAAATTAAAAAACCAAGTAGTATTTGAAGGTAGTGGTAGTCTTAGAAAAGATGCTGATGATTTAGTTAAAAAAACTCCAAATTATTATGATGTAGATTTACAAAGAGAAAATACAAAGGAAGAAAATGTTTGA
- the nuoH gene encoding NADH-quinone oxidoreductase subunit NuoH: MNDITFFIIETIIKCVLVIAVFATLAGVATYLERKVLALFHRRLGPDMVGPFGLLQVVADMIKLFTKEDIVPTYAQKIVFLIAPLIAAICAFVAIAAIPIFPEFTLFGRVIRPIIADINVALLFVIGMGGMSFYAIFLGGLASHNKWSLLGGARGLVSIISYESVAGLSLVCVVMLVGSLSLIDINNYQSDGILSWLVFKQPLAFVLFIIAIFIETNRTPLCLSENETELVSGYGTEYSGLRWGMFFIGEYTAMITGAIMISLLFLGGFNDFWIIPGAIMMLLKVSFVFFWYFWARGAFPQLRPDQVMKMCYLILIPLAVLNLLISALVLVI; encoded by the coding sequence ATGAATGATATTACATTTTTTATTATAGAAACTATCATTAAATGTGTTCTTGTTATAGCAGTTTTTGCTACTTTAGCAGGAGTTGCTACTTATCTTGAAAGAAAGGTTTTAGCTTTATTTCATCGTCGTTTAGGGCCTGATATGGTAGGACCTTTTGGTTTATTACAAGTTGTAGCTGATATGATAAAACTTTTTACAAAAGAAGATATAGTGCCAACTTATGCACAAAAAATTGTTTTTTTAATCGCTCCTTTAATAGCAGCTATTTGTGCTTTTGTTGCTATAGCAGCTATTCCTATTTTTCCTGAATTTACTTTATTTGGCAGAGTAATTCGTCCTATTATAGCTGATATTAATGTGGCATTGTTGTTTGTTATTGGCATGGGCGGAATGAGTTTTTATGCTATTTTTTTAGGCGGTTTAGCAAGTCATAATAAATGGTCATTGTTAGGTGGAGCTAGAGGGCTTGTTTCTATCATTTCTTATGAGAGTGTGGCTGGACTTTCTTTAGTTTGTGTTGTAATGCTTGTAGGATCGTTATCTTTAATAGATATTAATAATTATCAAAGCGATGGAATTCTTTCTTGGCTTGTTTTTAAACAACCTTTAGCTTTTGTATTGTTTATCATAGCTATTTTTATAGAGACAAATAGAACCCCACTTTGTTTAAGTGAAAATGAAACTGAGCTTGTATCAGGTTATGGCACAGAGTATTCAGGGCTTAGATGGGGTATGTTTTTTATAGGTGAATATACAGCTATGATAACTGGAGCGATTATGATATCGCTTTTGTTTTTGGGTGGTTTTAATGATTTTTGGATTATACCTGGAGCTATTATGATGCTACTTAAAGTATCTTTTGTGTTTTTTTGGTATTTTTGGGCTAGGGGAGCATTTCCACAGCTTCGTCCTGATCAAGTTATGAAAATGTGTTATTTAATTTTAATACCTTTGGCGGTTTTAAATTTATTAATTAGTGCTTTAGTGCTTGTGATATAG
- a CDS encoding NADH-quinone oxidoreductase subunit G, producing MKVIINGIECEANEGEYILNVARKNDIFIPAICYLNGCSPTLACRMCMVEADGKKVYSCNTKVKEGMVIESDLPNLWDERNAIMQAYCINHPLQCGVCDKSGECELQNFTHKARVNVQNYWIKDTHKEHKKWGEINYDPALCIVCERCITVCKDKIGESALKTTPRGSNAPDASFKEIMSKDALAIWTKFQKSLIAPSNGDMLDCSFCGECTSVCPTGALVGGAFQYTSNAWELKRIPASNPHSSDCELMYYDIKQTSINNQKEKIYRVSNDFTFATLNKAARYGFNTQNEVETKDVKAFEKLVKMIQNQEIKNIKFNSFITNEEALILQNISDKFEINLINDEAKKFQDFLNVFYQNANAIYNANTQDITQSDFLIIAGSFLRYDAPTLGYKVNNALVMNKGSALYFHPIKDKGVDKYSKNLLQINYDIKNNEDILLFILQKFAKELPLDLQTIVEKAYYEDSKEIEETINEEVIEKIERENENGEIIIEEVKKQLPKKIQKTIQVKRSIYAKNISLDEDILETLLAKKQNFTLIIGSDFYYDAKSTELARLCALVQKHTEFKVFLIPTCTNTLGVSLICNLQDAYKEGKILGYNEQGDFTFSYDGHCDLASSSLNQQEGSFVNYDKRLVPTNAALEFKGYFLNDLANALGFNEEFTINYTKFLPQDKGFRAIEFDDLNNYYDNGGKNHRGYELDFSNLKLEKKEFNTQKLDENDGNLTLYFANSIHQFGKLSNRAFNEVGALFLSADLMKKFDLKDNDSVILKSKHTQLALSVKTDENLENGAYLGDYDSKLNTQDLFQGLRYIKVDLEKTGAKI from the coding sequence ATGAAAGTCATCATTAATGGTATAGAGTGTGAAGCAAATGAGGGTGAGTATATTTTAAATGTAGCTAGAAAAAATGATATTTTTATTCCTGCAATTTGTTATTTAAATGGCTGTTCTCCGACTTTAGCCTGTCGTATGTGTATGGTAGAAGCTGATGGTAAAAAGGTTTATTCTTGTAATACTAAAGTTAAAGAAGGTATGGTTATAGAGAGTGATTTGCCAAATTTATGGGATGAACGAAATGCTATCATGCAAGCTTATTGTATCAATCATCCTTTGCAATGTGGAGTTTGTGATAAATCAGGAGAATGTGAATTGCAAAATTTTACTCATAAAGCAAGAGTAAATGTGCAAAATTATTGGATTAAAGATACGCACAAAGAGCATAAAAAATGGGGTGAGATTAATTATGATCCTGCTTTATGCATAGTTTGTGAAAGGTGTATTACAGTTTGTAAAGATAAAATTGGCGAAAGTGCTTTAAAAACTACTCCAAGAGGTTCAAATGCACCTGATGCTAGTTTTAAAGAGATTATGAGTAAAGACGCTTTAGCAATTTGGACTAAATTTCAAAAAAGTTTAATCGCTCCAAGTAATGGAGATATGCTTGATTGTTCATTTTGTGGAGAATGTACTAGCGTATGTCCAACAGGAGCTTTGGTAGGTGGAGCTTTTCAATATACTTCTAATGCTTGGGAGTTAAAAAGAATTCCAGCAAGTAATCCACATTCTAGTGATTGTGAATTGATGTATTATGATATCAAACAAACTAGTATCAACAATCAAAAAGAAAAAATTTACAGAGTTAGTAATGATTTTACCTTTGCAACGCTAAATAAAGCTGCAAGATATGGTTTTAATACGCAAAATGAAGTAGAAACTAAAGATGTAAAAGCTTTTGAAAAATTAGTAAAAATGATACAAAATCAAGAAATTAAAAATATCAAATTTAATAGCTTTATCACAAATGAAGAAGCTTTGATCTTGCAAAATATTAGTGATAAATTTGAAATTAATCTTATCAATGACGAAGCTAAAAAATTTCAAGATTTTCTAAATGTTTTTTATCAAAATGCTAATGCTATTTATAATGCTAACACTCAAGATATCACTCAAAGTGATTTTTTAATCATCGCAGGATCTTTTTTAAGATATGACGCACCAACTCTTGGATATAAGGTTAATAATGCTTTAGTGATGAATAAAGGCTCAGCCTTATATTTTCATCCTATTAAAGATAAAGGTGTAGATAAATACTCTAAAAATCTTTTGCAAATTAACTATGATATTAAAAATAATGAAGATATTTTGCTTTTTATCTTGCAAAAATTTGCAAAAGAACTCCCGCTAGATTTGCAAACTATTGTTGAAAAAGCATACTATGAAGATAGTAAAGAAATAGAAGAAACTATAAACGAAGAAGTGATTGAAAAAATAGAACGCGAAAATGAAAATGGCGAAATAATTATAGAAGAAGTAAAAAAACAACTTCCTAAAAAAATTCAAAAAACTATACAAGTTAAAAGATCTATTTATGCTAAAAATATCAGCTTAGATGAAGATATTTTAGAAACTTTATTAGCTAAAAAGCAAAATTTTACTCTTATTATAGGTAGTGATTTTTATTATGATGCAAAAAGCACAGAACTTGCAAGACTTTGTGCTTTGGTGCAAAAACACACTGAATTTAAAGTATTTTTGATTCCAACTTGTACTAATACTTTAGGTGTGAGTTTGATTTGCAATTTGCAAGATGCTTATAAAGAAGGAAAAATTTTAGGTTATAACGAACAAGGTGATTTTACTTTTTCTTATGATGGACATTGTGATTTAGCAAGCTCTAGTTTAAATCAGCAAGAAGGAAGCTTTGTAAATTATGATAAAAGATTGGTTCCTACCAATGCAGCTTTGGAATTTAAAGGATATTTTTTAAATGATTTAGCAAATGCTTTAGGATTTAATGAAGAATTTACTATAAATTATACCAAGTTTTTACCGCAAGATAAGGGCTTTAGAGCAATTGAATTTGATGATTTGAACAATTATTATGACAATGGTGGAAAAAACCATCGTGGCTATGAGCTTGATTTTTCCAATTTAAAATTAGAAAAAAAAGAATTTAACACTCAAAAATTAGATGAAAATGATGGAAATTTAACCCTTTATTTTGCAAATAGCATACATCAGTTTGGAAAACTTAGTAATAGAGCTTTTAACGAGGTTGGAGCTTTATTTTTATCAGCTGATTTGATGAAAAAATTTGATTTAAAAGATAATGATAGCGTTATTTTAAAATCAAAACATACCCAGCTTGCACTTAGTGTTAAAACAGATGAAAATTTAGAAAATGGTGCATATTTGGGTGATTATGATAGCAAGCTTAATACTCAAGATTTGTTTCAAGGTTTGCGTTATATTAAAGTGGATCTTGAAAAAACAGGAGCAAAAATATGA
- a CDS encoding NADH-ubiquinone oxidoreductase subunit E family protein produces MRRVDLRKSQNLFQDLKNIIDDACMGEVLVVLFEIGDFSNVEKSFAFVKEQNCELLNSLKFNQVDWTIVIKKAKQ; encoded by the coding sequence ATGAGACGGGTGGATTTAAGAAAAAGTCAAAATTTATTTCAAGATTTAAAAAATATCATAGATGATGCTTGTATGGGTGAAGTTTTGGTTGTTTTATTTGAAATAGGAGATTTTTCAAATGTAGAAAAAAGCTTTGCTTTTGTTAAAGAGCAAAATTGTGAGCTTTTAAATTCTTTAAAATTTAATCAAGTAGATTGGACTATAGTCATAAAAAAGGCAAAACAATGA
- the nuoD gene encoding NADH dehydrogenase (quinone) subunit D, translated as MQISTKLKPYYENISFEREDGVMIVNLGPQHPSAHGNLRLILELDGEEIIKASPCIGYMHRGMEKMAENMIYQEFIPTTDRMDYIAASANNYAYVAAVEKLCGLEIPRRASVIRMILLELNRIASHLLWLATHALDIGAMTVFLYCFREREYVLDLIEKYCGARLTHSSMRIGGVMLDLPDGFLDELLAFCKKFPNDIKDYEALLDDNRIWRMRTENVGVVSKEQALSWGCSGVMLRGSGIAYDIRKEEPYLLYDEVDFGVPVAKMGDSYARYKVYMQEFRESLKILTQCAFLYKDTPPQILCEHPEYVSASKEQIMTQNYSLMQHFVLVTQGLKPPKGEVYVPTESPKGELGFFIHSDGSGRPYRLRARTPSFFHCAFLEEMLVGSYLADAVAILGSINIVLGEIDR; from the coding sequence ATGCAAATTTCTACTAAATTAAAACCTTATTATGAAAATATAAGCTTTGAGCGAGAAGATGGGGTGATGATAGTAAATCTTGGCCCTCAACATCCTAGTGCTCATGGAAATTTACGCCTTATTTTAGAGCTTGATGGAGAAGAAATTATCAAAGCTTCTCCTTGTATAGGCTATATGCATCGTGGTATGGAAAAAATGGCTGAAAATATGATTTATCAAGAATTTATTCCAACTACTGATAGGATGGATTATATAGCAGCAAGTGCAAATAACTATGCTTATGTAGCAGCGGTTGAAAAACTTTGTGGTTTAGAAATTCCACGCAGAGCAAGTGTGATAAGGATGATTTTGCTTGAGTTAAATCGCATTGCTTCGCATTTATTATGGCTTGCTACTCATGCACTTGATATTGGTGCTATGACTGTATTTTTATACTGCTTTAGAGAGCGTGAATATGTGCTTGATTTGATAGAAAAATATTGTGGTGCAAGACTTACACATTCTTCTATGAGAATAGGCGGAGTTATGCTTGATTTACCAGATGGATTTTTAGATGAGCTACTAGCATTTTGTAAAAAATTTCCAAATGATATAAAAGATTATGAAGCCTTGCTTGATGATAATAGAATTTGGCGTATGCGTACTGAAAATGTTGGCGTAGTAAGCAAAGAACAAGCTTTAAGCTGGGGCTGTAGTGGAGTGATGTTAAGAGGTAGTGGAATTGCTTATGATATAAGAAAAGAAGAACCGTATTTGCTTTATGATGAGGTAGATTTTGGAGTGCCTGTTGCTAAGATGGGTGATTCTTATGCTAGATATAAAGTTTATATGCAAGAATTTAGAGAAAGTTTGAAAATTTTAACCCAATGTGCTTTTTTATATAAAGATACTCCACCTCAAATTTTATGCGAACATCCTGAGTATGTCAGTGCTTCAAAAGAACAAATCATGACTCAAAATTATTCTTTAATGCAGCATTTTGTTTTGGTTACTCAAGGTTTAAAACCTCCAAAAGGAGAAGTTTATGTGCCTACTGAAAGTCCTAAAGGTGAGCTTGGATTTTTTATCCATTCAGATGGAAGTGGTAGGCCTTATAGATTAAGAGCTAGAACCCCTAGCTTTTTTCATTGTGCATTTTTAGAAGAAATGCTTGTGGGTTCATATTTGGCCGATGCGGTGGCAATTTTAGGAAGTATAAATATAGTTTTAGGCGAGATAGATCGATGA
- a CDS encoding NADH-quinone oxidoreductase subunit C has translation MRKYSDKKNVQLKNYYEDRFYHAPKTQKLNLENSVFEQDFLQISQKFKIKNSFIELDFWVIEIEKDDNVVLLGELKNLGYSCFTDASAIDFVAQKNGFEVYYQLLNMDKNLRVRIKTFVGVKEKLQSIMNVFKGANWCEREIYDMFGIFIINHANLKRLLMPDDWFGHPFLKTYPLEGDEFAKWYEIDKIFGKEYRQVVGEENRDPGFVDEKDTLNFSRIYHEVSKGEAPREDKYLQDYQEEDGVAFVKKVKRNQAKILDKRR, from the coding sequence ATGAGAAAATATAGCGATAAAAAAAATGTTCAATTGAAAAATTATTATGAAGATAGATTTTATCATGCTCCAAAAACTCAAAAATTAAATTTAGAAAATAGTGTTTTTGAGCAAGATTTTCTTCAAATTTCTCAAAAATTTAAGATTAAAAATTCTTTTATTGAGCTTGATTTTTGGGTGATTGAAATAGAAAAAGATGACAATGTTGTTTTGTTAGGTGAGCTTAAAAATTTAGGTTATAGCTGTTTTACTGATGCAAGTGCTATTGATTTTGTAGCACAAAAAAATGGATTTGAAGTGTATTATCAGCTTTTAAATATGGATAAAAATTTAAGAGTTAGGATAAAAACCTTTGTAGGTGTAAAAGAAAAACTTCAAAGCATTATGAATGTGTTTAAAGGGGCAAATTGGTGTGAGAGAGAAATTTATGATATGTTTGGAATTTTCATCATTAATCACGCTAATTTAAAAAGATTATTAATGCCAGATGATTGGTTTGGTCATCCTTTTTTAAAGACTTATCCTTTAGAGGGTGATGAATTTGCCAAATGGTATGAGATTGATAAAATTTTTGGTAAAGAATACCGCCAAGTAGTAGGAGAAGAAAACAGAGATCCAGGTTTTGTTGATGAAAAAGATACTTTAAATTTTAGCCGAATTTATCATGAAGTATCTAAAGGCGAGGCTCCAAGAGAAGATAAATACTTGCAAGATTATCAAGAAGAAGATGGCGTCGCTTTTGTAAAAAAAGTTAAAAGAAATCAAGCTAAAATTTTAGATAAGAGAAGATAA